A window from Leifsonia shinshuensis encodes these proteins:
- a CDS encoding cytosine permease, giving the protein MDGTARGERHSDDELAGVLEEEVARITSAIPIVVPRATAAPGTQSARDGGSEEDAAADSEADTDAVADGDADADADDEAAADGWAGPPTERISFDDLPVRRAPTGPEPTFSEWVATAAIPIQRPAGESVAGTEPVPAAEPQPRAASVPRAEPETLAEAVSPPTFRPVARAEPLDLVPPEAAPRDSEPVPVLPVAPSVALMAPVVPDEAHTPDAAAPADATAAPDAEPPLEDDAAHPVADPDEHDVPRGRHTRISLLTPEEADLEPTPLDQRVGRASRMFWLWFAGTSSLISVGVGATLFVLGLSLRQLLVATLVGVALSFLPLGLGTLAGKWSGQPTMVVSRASFGMRGNLIPTVLALLVKLFWGSVLLWLAGSAAGSLTAAEGWAGDAAGATVTALIVTIALAVLIAYTGYRLVARVQLVLTIASAVLIGLMVMATWRHVDVARALAVPDAFWTHVVTGAVLVFSYVGLAWAMSSAEVARYQRPLSSGGAAMLWATFGAGVPPFILVSYGGLLAASQPGMAGALASDPVAALTMLGLPAWYPVPLLLAVGLSLISALVLTVYSAGFTLDAAGVRLGRRWSTVVAGAAIAIVGAVLAATVTDLASVVRGVPTALSVPVAAWVGIFSGEMMLRTRRFHQQSLLARGGVYPDWRWTNVALLVVATVVGLGAISSPLPWLAWEGYLFRLVGIDPGAGIGTSNIGVVAALAIGLFGALVSAAPAIREQEQAEEAGRLIA; this is encoded by the coding sequence ATGGACGGCACAGCGCGCGGCGAGCGGCACAGCGACGACGAGCTCGCCGGTGTGCTGGAGGAGGAGGTCGCGCGCATCACGTCGGCCATCCCGATCGTCGTGCCGCGGGCGACGGCCGCGCCCGGCACGCAGTCGGCCCGCGACGGGGGATCGGAAGAGGACGCTGCGGCGGACTCGGAGGCCGACACGGATGCGGTCGCCGACGGCGACGCCGATGCCGATGCCGATGACGAGGCTGCGGCGGATGGCTGGGCCGGGCCGCCCACCGAGCGGATCAGCTTCGACGACCTCCCGGTGCGACGCGCCCCGACCGGGCCGGAGCCGACGTTCAGCGAGTGGGTGGCCACGGCGGCCATCCCGATCCAGCGTCCGGCGGGTGAGAGCGTGGCCGGGACCGAGCCTGTGCCCGCGGCCGAGCCTCAGCCACGCGCCGCGTCGGTGCCGCGCGCCGAGCCCGAGACGCTCGCGGAGGCGGTCAGCCCGCCGACCTTCCGTCCCGTCGCCCGTGCCGAGCCGCTCGACCTCGTGCCGCCCGAGGCGGCGCCGCGCGACTCCGAGCCGGTGCCCGTGCTGCCCGTCGCGCCGTCGGTCGCGCTGATGGCACCGGTCGTACCGGATGAGGCGCACACCCCGGATGCAGCGGCCCCGGCCGACGCGACCGCCGCCCCGGATGCCGAGCCACCACTCGAGGACGACGCCGCGCATCCGGTCGCAGACCCGGACGAGCACGACGTCCCTCGCGGCCGCCACACCCGGATCAGCCTCCTCACCCCTGAGGAGGCGGACCTCGAACCGACGCCGCTCGACCAGCGGGTGGGGCGCGCATCCCGGATGTTCTGGCTCTGGTTCGCCGGCACCTCCTCGCTCATCAGCGTCGGCGTCGGCGCGACCCTGTTCGTTCTCGGCCTCAGCCTTCGTCAGCTCCTCGTCGCGACGCTCGTCGGCGTCGCCCTCTCCTTCCTCCCGCTCGGGCTCGGCACGCTCGCCGGCAAGTGGAGCGGGCAGCCGACGATGGTGGTGTCGCGGGCGTCGTTCGGGATGCGCGGCAACCTCATCCCGACCGTGCTCGCCCTGCTCGTGAAACTGTTCTGGGGCTCGGTGCTGCTGTGGCTGGCGGGTTCCGCCGCCGGATCGCTGACGGCCGCCGAGGGGTGGGCGGGGGATGCGGCCGGCGCGACGGTGACCGCGCTGATCGTCACGATCGCGCTCGCCGTGCTGATCGCGTACACGGGCTACCGCCTGGTGGCGCGGGTACAGCTGGTGCTCACCATCGCGTCGGCCGTGCTGATCGGCCTGATGGTGATGGCGACCTGGCGGCACGTGGATGTGGCGCGCGCGCTCGCGGTGCCCGACGCGTTCTGGACGCACGTCGTCACCGGGGCCGTGCTGGTCTTCAGCTACGTCGGGCTCGCGTGGGCCATGAGCAGCGCGGAGGTGGCCCGGTACCAGCGGCCGCTCTCGTCGGGCGGCGCCGCGATGCTCTGGGCGACGTTCGGCGCGGGCGTACCTCCGTTCATCCTCGTCTCCTACGGCGGCCTGCTCGCCGCCTCGCAGCCCGGGATGGCCGGCGCGCTCGCGAGCGACCCGGTCGCGGCGCTGACCATGCTCGGGCTGCCCGCCTGGTACCCCGTGCCGCTGCTGCTCGCCGTCGGGCTGTCGCTGATCTCCGCGCTGGTGCTCACCGTGTACTCGGCCGGATTCACGCTCGACGCCGCGGGCGTCCGCCTCGGCCGCCGCTGGAGCACCGTCGTCGCGGGGGCGGCGATCGCGATCGTCGGCGCCGTGCTGGCGGCCACGGTCACCGACCTCGCGTCGGTCGTGCGCGGGGTGCCGACCGCCCTCTCGGTGCCGGTCGCGGCCTGGGTGGGCATCTTCTCGGGCGAGATGATGCTGCGGACGCGGCGATTCCATCAGCAGTCGCTGCTCGCCCGGGGCGGCGTCTACCCGGACTGGCGCTGGACCAATGTCGCGCTGCTCGTTGTGGCGACGGTGGTCGGGCTCGGTGCGATCAGCTCGCCGCTGCCGTGGCTCGCCTGGGAGGGCTACCTGTTCCGGCTGGTCGGGATCGACCCCGGCGCCGGCATCGGGACGAGCAACATCGGGGTGGTGGCCGCCCTGGCGATCGGGCTGTTCGGCGCGCTCGTCTCCGCGGCGCCGGCCATCCGGGAGCAGGAGCAAGCGGAAGAGGCGGGGCGTCTGATCGCCTGA
- a CDS encoding thymidylate synthase has translation MSAIPTPYEDLLRDVLANGAHKSDRTGTGTRSVFGRQLRFDLAEGFPLITTKRVHFKSIAYELLWFLRGDSNVGWLRENGVTIWDEWADERGELGPVYGVQWRSWPAPDGRHIDQIQQVIDTLRTDPDSRRIIVSAWNVADIPDMALAPCHAFFQFYVADGRLSCQLYQRSADMFLGVPFNIASYALLTMMVAQQVGLEPGEFVWTGGDVHIYDNHLEQVEEQLTRDPYPAPRLRFARKPDSIFDYRFEDFVVEDYQHHPAIRAAVAV, from the coding sequence GTGAGCGCGATCCCCACCCCGTACGAAGACCTGCTCCGCGACGTGCTGGCGAACGGCGCGCATAAATCGGACCGCACCGGCACCGGCACGCGCAGCGTGTTCGGCCGCCAGCTGCGGTTCGACCTGGCCGAGGGCTTCCCGCTCATCACGACCAAGCGCGTCCACTTCAAGTCGATCGCGTACGAGCTGCTCTGGTTCCTGCGCGGCGACAGCAACGTCGGGTGGCTGCGCGAGAACGGCGTGACGATCTGGGACGAGTGGGCCGACGAGCGCGGCGAGCTCGGCCCGGTGTACGGCGTGCAGTGGCGGTCGTGGCCCGCGCCGGACGGACGCCACATCGACCAGATCCAGCAGGTGATCGACACCCTGCGCACGGACCCCGACTCGCGCCGCATCATCGTCTCCGCTTGGAACGTCGCGGACATCCCTGACATGGCGCTCGCCCCGTGCCACGCCTTCTTCCAGTTCTACGTCGCCGACGGCCGCCTCTCCTGCCAGCTGTACCAGCGCAGCGCCGATATGTTCCTCGGCGTCCCCTTCAACATCGCGAGCTACGCGCTCCTGACGATGATGGTCGCCCAGCAGGTCGGCCTGGAGCCCGGGGAGTTCGTCTGGACGGGCGGCGACGTCCACATCTACGACAACCACCTCGAGCAGGTGGAGGAGCAGCTCACGCGCGACCCGTATCCCGCACCGCGGCTGCGGTTCGCCCGGAAGCCGGACAGCATCTTCGACTACCGCTTCGAGGACTTCGTGGTCGAGGACTACCAGCACCACCCGGCCATCCGCGCAGCGGTCGCCGTATGA
- a CDS encoding dihydrofolate reductase translates to MTLALIWAQARDRVIGADGGMPWHLPEDLKRFRDLTGTDPVVMGRRTWESLPERFRPLPGRANVVVTRQPDWNADGAQVAHAVEQGLAAAGDASTVWVIGGAELYRQTLPLADRLEVTEIDLEVPGDTRAPEPGEGWTVHAGEWATAANGTRYRFLTYTR, encoded by the coding sequence ATGACGCTCGCGCTGATCTGGGCGCAGGCCCGCGACCGCGTGATCGGCGCCGACGGCGGGATGCCGTGGCACCTCCCGGAGGATCTGAAGCGCTTTCGCGATCTGACCGGCACCGACCCGGTCGTGATGGGCCGGCGCACCTGGGAGTCGCTTCCCGAGCGCTTCCGCCCACTGCCCGGGCGCGCGAACGTCGTCGTCACCCGGCAGCCGGACTGGAACGCGGACGGCGCGCAGGTCGCGCACGCGGTCGAGCAGGGCCTCGCCGCGGCCGGTGACGCCTCCACCGTCTGGGTGATCGGCGGCGCCGAGCTCTACCGGCAGACCCTTCCGCTCGCGGATCGGCTGGAGGTCACGGAGATCGACCTCGAGGTGCCGGGCGACACCCGCGCCCCCGAGCCCGGCGAGGGATGGACGGTGCACGCGGGCGAATGGGCGACCGCCGCGAACGGCACCCGGTACCGCTTCCTCACCTACACGCGGTAG
- a CDS encoding DUF1345 domain-containing protein: MTDELHSGRGRTAAKMTTAFAAGVVVGVTVGLVNGWHYAIIAGWAAACLVYISWVWIAVWRLDSAATKSHATLEDPGRRTADFVLLLAAAASILAVVYILVDAKHLSGGKQLGVALLAVVSVALSWTLVHTLYALRYARMYYRKGGGIDFNQKEPPRYSDFAYLAFTLGMTFQVSDTDISSSYIRRAILRHTLLSYVFGTVIVAATVNLVAGLG; this comes from the coding sequence GTGACCGACGAACTGCACAGCGGCCGTGGACGCACGGCGGCGAAGATGACGACCGCTTTCGCCGCCGGGGTGGTCGTCGGCGTCACCGTCGGCCTGGTCAACGGGTGGCACTACGCGATCATCGCGGGGTGGGCGGCCGCGTGCCTCGTCTACATCAGCTGGGTGTGGATCGCGGTGTGGCGCCTGGACTCCGCGGCGACGAAGAGCCACGCCACGCTCGAGGACCCGGGACGCCGGACGGCGGATTTCGTGCTGCTGCTCGCGGCGGCGGCCAGCATCCTCGCGGTGGTGTACATCCTGGTCGACGCCAAGCACCTGAGCGGCGGCAAGCAGCTCGGGGTCGCGCTGCTCGCGGTCGTGAGCGTCGCGCTGTCGTGGACGCTCGTCCACACCCTGTACGCGCTGCGCTACGCCCGCATGTACTACCGGAAGGGCGGCGGGATCGACTTCAACCAGAAGGAGCCGCCGCGCTACAGCGACTTCGCGTACCTGGCGTTCACGCTCGGGATGACGTTCCAGGTGTCGGACACGGACATCAGCAGTTCGTACATCCGCCGCGCTATCCTGCGGCACACCCTGCTGTCGTACGTCTTCGGAACGGTGATCGTGGCGGCGACCGTGAATCTGGTGGCCGGGCTCGGCTGA